A window of Paenibacillus phoenicis genomic DNA:
GAAGCGACGACTTTCACGCCGTCTTTGCCGTCCACGGCGCTGTGGAAACCTTCGCCGCGATCCCGCGCTGCCGATGTGCCGGCAATGCCTTGCAGTTCAACGATGTTCCCTTTGCCGCCGAGTTTTTCAAGAATGAACTCCCCGGCCATTTTGCCGCCCGCTACGTTGTCGGAAGCGATGTGCGATACGACGGTGCCGCCGTTTGCCGCCCGGTCTACCGTAATGACCGGAATATTGGCGTTGTTGGCCGATTCTACCGCCGTCACGACGGCGTCGCTATCGGTAGGATTAATGAGGATCACATCCACTTGTTGCTGAATCAAATCTTCGATGCCGCTGATTTGTTTCGAGGTGTCGTCTTGCGCATCGACGACGATCAGTTCCGCGCCGGCGGCCTGAGCCGCTTTCTCCGCGCCTTCCTTCAAAGTGACGAAAAACGGATTGTTTTGCGTGGAGATCGACAAACCGATTTTCACTTTGCCGCCGTTATCCCCCTTGCCAGCGGCATTCCCGGCGTTGCCTGCCGTCCCGCCTTCATTCCCTGTCGTGCACGCGGCAAGCAAGAGAAACAAAGCAAGCGTTAGCGGCCATACGATACCATACTTTTTCATTTTTCCAGGCTCCTTTTCGTTTAATTTTGCGCTTTTACGCTGTTCTTGTTTTCGAACGGTCGAGAAGCACCGCGATCAGAATGACAGCCCCTTTTACGACTTGTTGATAGAACGACGATACGTTAAGCAAGTTCAGACCGTTGTTCAGCACGCCGATAATGACGGCGCCGATCAATGTCCCGACGATCCAGCCTTTGCCGCCCGACAAGCTCGTTCCACCAAGCACGACCGCCGCGATGGCGTCCAGCTCATAAGAGACGCCTGCCGTCGGCTGCGCGGAGTTCAACCGCGAGGTGAGGATGAGGCCGCTGATCGATGCCAGCAGGCCGCTGATCGAGTAGACCAGCAATTTGACTTTGGATGTGCTAATCCCCGATAGCCATGTCGCCTCCTCATTGCTTCCGACCGCGTATACGCGCCGGCCGAAAGTGGTATGTTTCAGAATGATGTATACCACTGCAAACGCGAGAACCATCCAAATAATCGGTGTCGGTATTTGCAGAAAGTACCCTTTTCCAAGCAGAGCAAAATCTTTGTTTAAGCCGGTAATCGGCTTCCCGTCGGTGTAAACGAGCGTAAGTCCGCGGTAAATCGTCATCGTAGCCAGCGTGACGATAAACGGAGCCAGCCGTCCTTTCGCCACGATAAGCCCGTTGACCGCGCCCATAGCCGCTCCGGAGGCAATCCCGACGGCCACGGCCAGCCAGGTGTTCATTCCGCCGGCCATAAGCCCCGCCGTAAGCGCACTGGATAGAGCGAAAATGGAGCCGACCGATAGGTCGATGCCGCCGGTCAGAATAACAAAGGTCATCCCGAACGCAATCAGAGCGTTGATCGAGACCTGGCGAAGCACGTTAAGCAAGTTGTTGACCGTCAAAAAATTGTCGGCAAAAATCGACAGCGCGATCATGATGAGCGCCAGCCCGATAAGCGGCCCGATCCCTTGCAAGTTGAACCGTTTCAACGTTTGGGCGCCCGGCGTTTTAGCTAGCATATTGTTCTCCTCCCCCTGTGGCACAGATCATAATTTTTTCCTGCGTTGCCTCTTCTCTCGTAAAATGCCCCGTCAGCTTTCCTTCATGCATGACCAGAATTCTGTCGCTCATGCCCAGAATTTCCGGAAGCTCGGACGAAATCATCACAATCGCGACGCCCTCGGCCGCAAGCTTGTTCATCAGATCGTAAATTTCCTTTTTCGCGCCGATGTCCACGCCTCTTGTCGGCTCATCCAAAATGAGCACCTGCGGATTCGTCGCCAACCACTTGCCGATGACGACCTTTTGCTGATTGCCTCCGCTAAGCGAGCCGACCGCCTGCGCGCCGCTTGACGTTTTGATGCGAAGCCGCTGAATCATCGTGTCCGCCAGTTCCCGTTCCTTGGCCTCACTGAGAAATCCGCCGTTTGAAACCGCTGTCAAATTGGTCATCGACAAGTTGTCGCGGACGCTCATTGCAAGAAGCAGCCCTTCGTCTTTCCGGTCCTCCGTCACTAGCGCCAATCCGGCCCGGATCGCATCGCTCGGCTTGCGGATTTGCACCTTCTTGCCGTTGATGGCAATCGTTCCGCCGTCGATGGGCGATACCCCGAACAACGCTTTGGCCAGTTCCGTGCGTCCCGCTCCCATCAGGCCGGCGATGCCAACAATTTCACCAGCCCGGACGGAAAAGGAGATGCCGTGCAACACACCTTTTTGCGAGAGGTTCTCCACCCTAAGCTTCTCTTCGCCAAAATCGATGTGCGCTTTAGGGAAACGGTCCTTGATTTCCCGGCCAACCATCATTTTGACGATTTGATCCATGTTCGTCTCGGCCACCTTCTCCGTTCCGACATAGCGGCCGTCCCGCATCACCGTAATCCGGTCGCAAATCTGAAAAATCTCCTCCATCCGGTGCGAGATGTAGATCATCCCAACCCCTTGCCGCTTCAAGGAAGCGATCACCTGAAACAGCCCTTCAATTTCCCGGTTCGTCAGCGCAGCCGTCGGTTCGTCCAGCACCAAAATTTCCGTATTCATCGACAGGGCCTTGGCGATTTCGACCATCTGCTGCTGGCCAACAGACAATTCTCCGACTATGGCCTCCGGAGGAATCATCAGCCCAAGCTGCGACAAATACCGGGCCGACTCCCGCTTCATTTTGCGCCAATCGATCAGCCGGGTGGGGCCAAGCGTAAATTCCCGTCCGAGAAAAATATTTTCCATCACCGTCAAATGCGGGATCAGATTCAGCTCCTGGTGAATCATCACGATGCCAAGCTCCTGCGCGGCCGACGGCGACAAAATGGACCGCTCCTTGCCCTTAACCCGCACCGTTCCGCTGTCTTTCGTATAGATGCCGTTTAATATTTTCATCAGGGTCGATTTTCCAGCGCCATTTTCCCCCATCAAGGCGTGCACTTCGCCGGCTTCAAGCGTAAATTTCACCTGCTCCAGCACTTTTACGCCGGAAAAGCTTTTGTCGATTCCTTCCATCTCCAAAAGCGGCGTATTCATCTATAGCCCCCCCATCCTAAAAAATGACTCCCGCGTGCAAAATTACGTTGGCGTACGGCGTACATTCGCCGGTACGAACGACCGCTTTGGCCTCGCGGGTCAACTGCTTGAACCGCTCGTGCGTTACGTTGCCTTCGGCCGCCCCTTCAAGCAGAAGCGCCGTCTTTTCGTACAATTCCGGGCTGGCCTCCTTCATTTCAGCGGCGACCGTGTACCGCTCCACCTGCATTTCCTCCAAAATCGTCTCCAGCGTCTCCACATATCCGGGCACCCCGCGCTTCAGCGCCAGATCGATCCGTCTTACGCCGGGAGGAATCGGCAGTCCGCAATCGGCAATGACGATGGTGTCCGTATGGCCGAGTTCGCTGATCACTCTTGACAATTCGCTGTTGATGATTCCGATTTTTTTCATCGCTCATTCTCCTGTCTTGTTTTTCAGCTTTGCGGCGAACCGCTCCGCTTCCGCTTCGGAAGGCATGCCCGCCTGAGCGCCGAATTTCGTAACGGCGAGCGCGGATACGAGCGCCGCATATTCAACCGCTTCGCGCAAGCTCCGTCCCTTAGCGAGCGATACGGCCAAACCGGCATTGTAGCAGTCACCCGCTCCCGTCGTATCCACCACCTTAACCTGATGGCCCGGGACGGTTCGCACCTCGCCGTCCTCCGTCAAATAAGCGGAACCGTCCGCTCCAAGCGTCGTAATAATGTGCTTAGCTTCCATCTCTTTCATACGCCGCATCGCCGCCGCAAGCTTTGTCCCGTCCGCATCCATACCGGTGTAACGGCTTAGCTCCGTACGGTTTGGCGTAACGTAGTCGACATAGCCGAATAATTCCGGCGGCAAAGGCTGCGCGGGCGCGGGATTCAGCACGACCGTCTTGCCGAGCGACTTCGCTTTCTGCGCCGCGTAGAAGACGGTGTCCACCGGAATTTCAAGCTGCAGCAGCACGATATCCGCCCGGCGAAGCTTGTCTTCGTTCTCATCGATGTCCTCCGGGCTCACCCGGTAGTTTGCGCCGGGCACAACCACGATGCTGTTGTCTCCTTCCGCGACATAAATCGAAGCTACGCCCGTCGTGCAGCCGGGCAGGCGCTTCACGCCGCTGATGTCAACGCCATCCTGCCGCAGAGCTTCGAGCAGTTCCCGGCCAAAAGCGTCCTCGCCAACCGCGCCGATCATCGCCGTCTCCGCGCCAAGCCGCGCCGCCGCAACCGCCTGGTTCGCTCCTTTCCCCCCGGGGATGAAGCGAATCTGTTCGCCAAGCAGCGTTTCCCCAACCTGCGGATGCTGGCGCGTTTCCACCACAATATCCATATTCAAGCTGCCAATGACCGCCACTTTCGGTTTATTCATCGCACTCTATCCTTCCTGAAAATTGGGTATCTTTATCTTATTTAGGATCAAACGCCAACGTCGAGTCTCTGGCGATCAGCTTCACGTCAAGCTCGTAAAGCCGATCCTCCTCCAGCGTGCCTTCGATCTTCTTGATCAGCAGGCGCGAAATCAGCGCGCCCATTTCATAAATCGGCTGCGCGATCGTCGTCAGCTCGGGCACCGTAATTTCCGTCGTCTGGATGCCGTCGAAGCCGCACAGCGCCACCTGCTTGCCAACTTTGATGCCCATGCGGTTAAGCGCTTTCAATGCGCCGATCGCCATCAGATCGTTGCCGGCAAAAATGCCGTCGATATCAGGGTGACGCCGCATCAGCCGCTCGGTCGCGTTCATCCCGCCGCGAATCCGAAAGTCGCCTTCTTCAAGCAAGGTCGGCGTGTACCAATTAAACCGCTGCACCTCCTCTTCAAAGCCGATCAGCCGCTCCTTTCCGGTGATCAAATGCTGCGGGCCGTAGATATGGGCGATTTTCCGGCAGCCGATCTCAAGCAGATGCCGAACCGCCATCGCCGCGCCTTCTTTGTTTTTTGATCGGACGACGCTGGAGCTTTGCTCCGACGGGCCGCGGTCCAGGCAAACGTAAGGAATGCCGAGCTTGGTCAGCATTTCCGCATCGCCGGGTCCGAACGTCTGGGAAGCGAAAATAAAGCCGTCGATATATTTCTTCTTGAGCGTTTCGATATATCGTCTTTCCTTATCCCCCTGATCGTCCGAATTGCCCAAAATCACCGTATATCCGTAAGTGGCGGCGACGTCCTCCACCGCTCGGGCCAGATCCGAGAAAAACAGGTTCGAAATATCCGGCAAAATGAGCGCAATCGTCTTCGTCTTCTTTCCGGCCAGCCCCCGCGCCACCTGATTCGGCGCATAATCGAGCTTCTCGATCGCGGCTTTGATCGACCGCTGCGTTTCCCCGTTGACATAACCGCTTTTGTTCAAATAACGCGATACGGTCGAGACGGACACGCCGGCCAATTTGGCCACATCACGAATCGTTGCGATAACAATCCCTCCCGCCGCTAAACATGGTATCGGTACCACAAAAATTTAAATAACATATCACGGAAAATTTATACATATAGAATTAAGATTTGTTATTTGAATGTGGTAACGGTACCACATTTCTTGCTGTAAATATACCATGCCGGCGAAAAAAAAGCAACCCGGCTTGTCGAATCCTGTTGTTCTTCTGTGATAATGTCACCCTATAACTGTTCTGAGATAATGTCACTATGGGACAGGAGACATTAACTTTGACAAGAACAGAACTAAAGAAGGTAGTTGTGGTGGAGAAAGTCCTTGAGGGACATATGACAAACAGAGAAGGAGCAGCAGCCCTAGGGCTGACGGAGCGGCAGATTATTCGACTGAAGAAGAAATATTGTGTTGAGGGAGGAGCGCAGGGAATCATTCATAAAAATCGAGGAAGGAAACCGGTATATGCTTTAAGCGATGAACTAAAGGAACAAGTTGTCACCTTATATCAGACGAAGTATCACGGTAGTAACAGTTGTCATTATGCGGAGTTGTTAGAGGAACATGAAGCGATACAAATTAGCCCCTCGAGTGTGCGTAGAATCCTGCTGGATCAAGGGATAAAACAAGTGAAACCAAGACGGCGCAGTAAAGCACATCCGCCTCGTCAACGTAAGGCTCAGGCCGGAATGCTATGGCAAATTGATGCGACACCTTATGCCTGGCTTGAAAACCGGGCCCCCGCCTTTGCACTACACGCAGCCATTGACGATGCGACAGGCATTGTCGTCGGTGCCGTATTCCGTAAGAACGAGTGTCGTGAAGGCTACTTCTTGGTGATGCAGCAGGGCATTGAGCAATATGGTGTACCCCTTGGTTTATACAGTGATCGGCACACCATCTTCCGATCGCCGAATGAGAAGCTCACCGTGGAGCAGGAGCTTGCCGGAAAAACCAAACCTCTATCCAATTTCGGTAAAGCCATGGCTGACCTACATATTGAGCATATCAAGGCGATTACGCCTCAAGCCAAGGGACGTATAGAAAGGCTCTGGAAAACGTTCCAGGACCGTCTGGTGATTGAACTGCGGCTCTTGGGTGTGAAGTCGATGGATGAAGCAAATAAGGTGCTTCCTCTTCTGCTCGACAAGCACAATCGCAAGTTTGCCGTTCTGCCGAAGGAAGCTGACTCGGCTTATATACCACTTGACTCTGCCGTCCATCTTGGGCATATCTTCACGGTTCGTGAATATCGCCAAATGGGTACTGGCAACACGCTTTCATACAATGGAAAGATCTACACTCTCGCCAAACCGATTCCTCTCCGACTTGATGCCAAGTCTACAGTCGAAGTACGTGAGACTTTAAACGGTGAAATTCTGTTGTGGTACCAAGGACAAGCCTTACCTTTAAAAAGGACGGAAAAACCTCAACGAGTGGCTGAAGAAACAAAAAAAGCGAGTTCTGCGCAGCCACGCAAACCCGCTGTAGATCATCCGTGGAGATCCACGGTAAACACCATGGCTAAGCTTAGCACAAAACGAAGCTCATTCCAAGATGCTATATACTCACAGCATAACAGCTATGCGGAGACCTCCTGGTAAAACAGGAGGCTCTAACAAATAAAGTGACATTTTCATAGCACAGTTAAGGTGACATTTTCACAGACGATTGACACCCGGCTTGTCGAATCCACAAACAGCAGGTTGTAATCTTCGTTTTTAGCGAGGTGCCATGGTTACTATTAAAGATATCGCGCGGGTCGCCGGCGTCTCGCATACCACCGTATCAAGAGCGCTGAACGGAAACCCGCTGATCAAAAAAGAGACTCGTGAGCGGATTGAAAAAATCGCCGCCGAACTAAACTATATTCCCAATTACAGCGCCAAAAGCCTGGTGATGAAAAGGTCCTATACGATCGTCCTCTTCAGAAAGACAAAATCCCCCAAAATTGTGAACCTCTGAACCCATTTCTTACTGCTTAATACTAAACCTCGCCAAACACTACCAGACCTCTCTTGCTCTAAGATCCGCACAAAACGTCAAACCCGCAATATAAAACGGATACAATCCACACGCAGCGATCATGACCAACCCCATCCCCGGAAGCGGCACCTCTTGGGGATCGGTGATCGGATAGGCGGAGGCAAACCCTTTGATGAATAGCAGGAAATAAGGAATCCACAAGATCGTTGCCAGGTATTTTCGTTTCCCCGGGCTTAGCTGGAACTTCGTCAGAACATAAGCGAGGATGGAGAACAGAACAATGAGCAGGAACACCGCCACAGGTACATAACGATCCATATGGGCGATTCCGGTAACTCTTTCAAGCCGATACACATTCATCAGAAGCTCCACTTGAACAAATAGGGAAAAAGCATACAGCACGCTAACTCCATTCACTTTCCACATCATCTTTGCGTTGAACCTCCCTCACTCACCATTGGGTTCGTTGGGATCATAGGAGCTCGCCAGCAGCCCCTACGACCCCATCTCCTCCTCGATCCGTTTCATAAACTCATCCACAGCGCTGTAGCCGAGCTGCTTCAGGTACCAGTTGTTCGCAGCGGCCTCGATCAGGCCGGCGACATCCCGGCCGGGTTGGAGCTGGATTTCGATGTGCGGGATTTGGACCCCTAAGTATTCCGTACACTGCGGCACCGTCTCCAGTTCGTTGTTGAGGGCATGTTCCTGCCACGGCACCAGCTCGATATCCAAGACAATCCGTGTCTCATCCTGAAAAGCCCGACGTCCATACTGCCGTACCACGTTGATCAGCCCGATGCTGCGTAGAGCCAGGAATTCGCGGGTCGTTTCGTTATGGGTTCCGAGCAGCGTGGTTGGGCTTAATTTTTTTAACACGACAATATCGTCTGCGACCAAACGGTGCCCTCTGCGAATCAGGGTATGCGCTGTTTCGCTCTTGCCGATGCCAGACTTGCCGCGTAGCAGGATGCCGATCCCCGAGACGTTCACGCACACCCCATGGATCGAGATCTCCGGAGCCAGCGCCTTAACCAAATAACTGTCCAGCTTGGCGATAAACTCCGTCGCTGTCTCTTCCGTACGCAGCAACGGAATGCCTTCCTCCTCGCAGTACAGCTCTAAATATGGAATCTCCTGCTGCCCGGACGTCACGATAAAGCACGGAGGGTGATATTTCACGATGTTCCCGATCCGCAGCTTGCGTTCCTCCACGCTTAACGTCAAGAGGTAGTTGATCTCCTTACGGCCCAACACCTGCACCCGATTCATTGGAAAAAAATCGAAATATCCCACGAACTCCAGCCC
This region includes:
- the rbsB gene encoding ribose ABC transporter substrate-binding protein RbsB, with the protein product MKKYGIVWPLTLALFLLLAACTTGNEGGTAGNAGNAAGKGDNGGKVKIGLSISTQNNPFFVTLKEGAEKAAQAAGAELIVVDAQDDTSKQISGIEDLIQQQVDVILINPTDSDAVVTAVESANNANIPVITVDRAANGGTVVSHIASDNVAGGKMAGEFILEKLGGKGNIVELQGIAGTSAARDRGEGFHSAVDGKDGVKVVASQPADFDRAKGLTVMENILQSNSDVQAVFAHNDEMALGALQAIEAAGKKDIIVVGFDATDDAVSAVNSGTMAATVAQKPELIGQKAIETAMKVAAGEQVESSIPVELELVTKQ
- the rbsK gene encoding ribokinase gives rise to the protein MNKPKVAVIGSLNMDIVVETRQHPQVGETLLGEQIRFIPGGKGANQAVAAARLGAETAMIGAVGEDAFGRELLEALRQDGVDISGVKRLPGCTTGVASIYVAEGDNSIVVVPGANYRVSPEDIDENEDKLRRADIVLLQLEIPVDTVFYAAQKAKSLGKTVVLNPAPAQPLPPELFGYVDYVTPNRTELSRYTGMDADGTKLAAAMRRMKEMEAKHIITTLGADGSAYLTEDGEVRTVPGHQVKVVDTTGAGDCYNAGLAVSLAKGRSLREAVEYAALVSALAVTKFGAQAGMPSEAEAERFAAKLKNKTGE
- the hprK gene encoding HPr(Ser) kinase/phosphatase — encoded protein: MKTITVQKLVDTFKLEVLAGAERMDREITRPRTHRPGLEFVGYFDFFPMNRVQVLGRKEINYLLTLSVEERKLRIGNIVKYHPPCFIVTSGQQEIPYLELYCEEEGIPLLRTEETATEFIAKLDSYLVKALAPEISIHGVCVNVSGIGILLRGKSGIGKSETAHTLIRRGHRLVADDIVVLKKLSPTTLLGTHNETTREFLALRSIGLINVVRQYGRRAFQDETRIVLDIELVPWQEHALNNELETVPQCTEYLGVQIPHIEIQLQPGRDVAGLIEAAANNWYLKQLGYSAVDEFMKRIEEEMGS
- a CDS encoding LacI family DNA-binding transcriptional regulator — protein: MAKLAGVSVSTVSRYLNKSGYVNGETQRSIKAAIEKLDYAPNQVARGLAGKKTKTIALILPDISNLFFSDLARAVEDVAATYGYTVILGNSDDQGDKERRYIETLKKKYIDGFIFASQTFGPGDAEMLTKLGIPYVCLDRGPSEQSSSVVRSKNKEGAAMAVRHLLEIGCRKIAHIYGPQHLITGKERLIGFEEEVQRFNWYTPTLLEEGDFRIRGGMNATERLMRRHPDIDGIFAGNDLMAIGALKALNRMGIKVGKQVALCGFDGIQTTEITVPELTTIAQPIYEMGALISRLLIKKIEGTLEEDRLYELDVKLIARDSTLAFDPK
- the rbsD gene encoding D-ribose pyranase, giving the protein MKKIGIINSELSRVISELGHTDTIVIADCGLPIPPGVRRIDLALKRGVPGYVETLETILEEMQVERYTVAAEMKEASPELYEKTALLLEGAAEGNVTHERFKQLTREAKAVVRTGECTPYANVILHAGVIF
- a CDS encoding sugar ABC transporter ATP-binding protein, encoding MNTPLLEMEGIDKSFSGVKVLEQVKFTLEAGEVHALMGENGAGKSTLMKILNGIYTKDSGTVRVKGKERSILSPSAAQELGIVMIHQELNLIPHLTVMENIFLGREFTLGPTRLIDWRKMKRESARYLSQLGLMIPPEAIVGELSVGQQQMVEIAKALSMNTEILVLDEPTAALTNREIEGLFQVIASLKRQGVGMIYISHRMEEIFQICDRITVMRDGRYVGTEKVAETNMDQIVKMMVGREIKDRFPKAHIDFGEEKLRVENLSQKGVLHGISFSVRAGEIVGIAGLMGAGRTELAKALFGVSPIDGGTIAINGKKVQIRKPSDAIRAGLALVTEDRKDEGLLLAMSVRDNLSMTNLTAVSNGGFLSEAKERELADTMIQRLRIKTSSGAQAVGSLSGGNQQKVVIGKWLATNPQVLILDEPTRGVDIGAKKEIYDLMNKLAAEGVAIVMISSELPEILGMSDRILVMHEGKLTGHFTREEATQEKIMICATGGGEQYAS
- a CDS encoding ABC transporter permease, with amino-acid sequence MLAKTPGAQTLKRFNLQGIGPLIGLALIMIALSIFADNFLTVNNLLNVLRQVSINALIAFGMTFVILTGGIDLSVGSIFALSSALTAGLMAGGMNTWLAVAVGIASGAAMGAVNGLIVAKGRLAPFIVTLATMTIYRGLTLVYTDGKPITGLNKDFALLGKGYFLQIPTPIIWMVLAFAVVYIILKHTTFGRRVYAVGSNEEATWLSGISTSKVKLLVYSISGLLASISGLILTSRLNSAQPTAGVSYELDAIAAVVLGGTSLSGGKGWIVGTLIGAVIIGVLNNGLNLLNVSSFYQQVVKGAVILIAVLLDRSKTRTA
- a CDS encoding ISNCY family transposase — translated: MTRTELKKVVVVEKVLEGHMTNREGAAALGLTERQIIRLKKKYCVEGGAQGIIHKNRGRKPVYALSDELKEQVVTLYQTKYHGSNSCHYAELLEEHEAIQISPSSVRRILLDQGIKQVKPRRRSKAHPPRQRKAQAGMLWQIDATPYAWLENRAPAFALHAAIDDATGIVVGAVFRKNECREGYFLVMQQGIEQYGVPLGLYSDRHTIFRSPNEKLTVEQELAGKTKPLSNFGKAMADLHIEHIKAITPQAKGRIERLWKTFQDRLVIELRLLGVKSMDEANKVLPLLLDKHNRKFAVLPKEADSAYIPLDSAVHLGHIFTVREYRQMGTGNTLSYNGKIYTLAKPIPLRLDAKSTVEVRETLNGEILLWYQGQALPLKRTEKPQRVAEETKKASSAQPRKPAVDHPWRSTVNTMAKLSTKRSSFQDAIYSQHNSYAETSW